The Sporomusa sphaeroides DSM 2875 region GGTAAGGTATACTAATTCAGGTAAAGCGGTTGGTACTTTTTCAATAGCTGTCAATCGTCATGTAGGACAAGGCCAGGAAAAAGTTGATTTTATACCTATTGTAGCTTGGGAGAAGCTGGCCGAGACTTCTGGGAATAATCTTTCCCAAGGTCGGCGCATTCTTGTTGAAGGTAGAATGCAAGTTAGGTCTTATGAGGCCCAAGACGGTTCAAAGCGCCGTGTTACCGAAGTGGTTGCCAGTAATATTGAATATTTGGATTACAAAAAGGATAGTGACGATGGAGCGGAAGGGACCAATATTAACTCTTTTGGTCAAGATGTTTTCCCAG contains the following coding sequences:
- a CDS encoding single-stranded DNA-binding protein, translated to MNKVILTGRLVRDPEVRYTNSGKAVGTFSIAVNRHVGQGQEKVDFIPIVAWEKLAETSGNNLSQGRRILVEGRMQVRSYEAQDGSKRRVTEVVASNIEYLDYKKDSDDGAEGTNINSFGQDVFPEEDIPF